A window of the Penaeus monodon isolate SGIC_2016 chromosome 11, NSTDA_Pmon_1, whole genome shotgun sequence genome harbors these coding sequences:
- the LOC119578662 gene encoding uncharacterized protein LOC119578662 isoform X1 — protein sequence MPNRLSRSVRAWVRTCSFPLLHLLLVLLPTPSSCAPRPDDNSSQDSNSVDMLVISPQPVAVPSIVLFAGGSSSGEVNYYIPVIMAEMAAPVSTREPSIIRVSSCRQGFGQDPAGNCRQAFTPMPYLPSSRPDRNVNVQSIISRVRAPPRPRVVPQTQRDLVRQFNTSRRRPSWFGRSIDAPEGNSSDGLVTDLASGVPLSDPLAGGGGGGGPMPPSAPSASTTTEKPKTTTPDHDD from the exons ATGCCGAACAGACTGAGTAGGAGCGTGAGAGCATGGGTTAGGACATGCTCCTTTCCCTTGTTGCATCTCCTGCTGGTGCTACTGCCGACGCCCTCCTCCTGTGCGCCGCGGCCTGACGACAACTCCTCACAGGACAGTAATTCGGTGGATATGCTTGTCATCTCTCCGCAACCTGTGGCGGTCCCCAGTATAG ttttatttgcAGGTGGTTCGTCCAGCGGTGAGGTTAACTATTACATCCCTGTTATAATGGCCGAGATGGCAGCGCCTGTGTCCACAAGAG AACCCTCCATCATCCGGGTATCGTCATGCCGCCAAGGTTTCGGCCAAGACCCTGCCGGGAACTGTCGCCAAGCATTCACTCCGATGCcgtacctcccctcctcccggccCGACAG AAACGTGAACGTGCAGAGCATCATCTCCCGCGTCCGTGCCCCGCCGAGGCCCCGCGTGGTGCCCCAGACCCAGAGGGACCTCGTGCGCCAGTTCAACACCTCCCGACGACGCCCTTCGTGGTTCGGCCGCAGCATCGACGCCCCCGAGGGAAACAGCAGCGACGGCCTTGTCACCGACCTGGCTTCCGGTGTCCCTCTTTCAGATCCTTTAGCGGGaggcggtgggggaggaggaCCTATGCCTCCGTCAGCGCCCTCCGCCTCCACCACCACCGAGAAACCGAAGACCACGACGCCCGATCACGATGACTGA
- the LOC119578662 gene encoding uncharacterized protein LOC119578662 isoform X2 — translation MPNRLSRSVRAWVRTCSFPLLHLLLVLLPTPSSCAPRPDDNSSQDSNSVDMLVISPQPVAVPSIGGSSSGEVNYYIPVIMAEMAAPVSTREPSIIRVSSCRQGFGQDPAGNCRQAFTPMPYLPSSRPDRNVNVQSIISRVRAPPRPRVVPQTQRDLVRQFNTSRRRPSWFGRSIDAPEGNSSDGLVTDLASGVPLSDPLAGGGGGGGPMPPSAPSASTTTEKPKTTTPDHDD, via the exons ATGCCGAACAGACTGAGTAGGAGCGTGAGAGCATGGGTTAGGACATGCTCCTTTCCCTTGTTGCATCTCCTGCTGGTGCTACTGCCGACGCCCTCCTCCTGTGCGCCGCGGCCTGACGACAACTCCTCACAGGACAGTAATTCGGTGGATATGCTTGTCATCTCTCCGCAACCTGTGGCGGTCCCCAGTATAG GTGGTTCGTCCAGCGGTGAGGTTAACTATTACATCCCTGTTATAATGGCCGAGATGGCAGCGCCTGTGTCCACAAGAG AACCCTCCATCATCCGGGTATCGTCATGCCGCCAAGGTTTCGGCCAAGACCCTGCCGGGAACTGTCGCCAAGCATTCACTCCGATGCcgtacctcccctcctcccggccCGACAG AAACGTGAACGTGCAGAGCATCATCTCCCGCGTCCGTGCCCCGCCGAGGCCCCGCGTGGTGCCCCAGACCCAGAGGGACCTCGTGCGCCAGTTCAACACCTCCCGACGACGCCCTTCGTGGTTCGGCCGCAGCATCGACGCCCCCGAGGGAAACAGCAGCGACGGCCTTGTCACCGACCTGGCTTCCGGTGTCCCTCTTTCAGATCCTTTAGCGGGaggcggtgggggaggaggaCCTATGCCTCCGTCAGCGCCCTCCGCCTCCACCACCACCGAGAAACCGAAGACCACGACGCCCGATCACGATGACTGA
- the LOC119579120 gene encoding uncharacterized protein LOC119579120: METLATHFGSDARNAMRTKTTTEITSKTDNGEDDYGDNDEDDYGDNGEDTYDGEDNENLFQFLHTPTGDSPGWDNVVDLVQFAVDIHEAVSRIAEHGDYGTSSESGDDHQQEFSYSWARRGKEKDEATHSLQEEDPEAGPLTEPSPPEGTEESKAPELQTNNGGEEGVGGGGGASKGIEEGEAGTREERGGRVEGREDENEGDLLLDRFPRSETDKDKKNEKRKYWRHKPYRTSFSSFFPLFRFDLPFSNFRLLSLQDPSPLPEE, translated from the exons ATGGAAACGTTGGCGACGCATTTCGGCTCCGACGCCAGAAACGCGATGAGAACGAAGACGACCACGGAGATAACTTCGAAGACAGACAACGGCGAAGACGACTACGGAGACAATGACGAAGATGACTACGGAGACAACGGCGAAGACACCTACGACGGGGAAGATAATGAAAACCTCTTCCAGTTTCTTCACACGCCCACCGGGGATTCGCCGGGATGGGACAACGTTGTTGATCTCGTGCAGTTTGCAGTGGATATTCACGAAGCTGTTTCTCGCATtgcag AGCATGGAGACTATGGTACTTCCAGCGAGTCAGGAGACGACCACCAACAGGAATTTTCTTACTCGTGGGCCCGTcgtggaaaagagaaagacgaagctACACATTCCCTCCAGGAAGAAGATCCTGAAGCAGGACCTCTTACAGAACCTTCCCCGCCTGAAGGAACCGAAGAAAGTAAAGCCCCTGAACTGCAAACGAACAACGGAGGCGAAGaaggcgtaggaggaggaggaggagcaagcaaGGGAATCGAAGAAGGAGAGGCTGGAaccagagaggagaggggaggacgagtGGAGGGGCGGGAGGACGAGAACGAGGGCGACCTCCTCCTCGACAGGTTTCCCCGAAGCGAAACGGACAAAgacaagaaaaacgagaaaaggaaataTTGGAGACATAAACCATATAGAACTAGCTTTTCCtcgttcttccctctctttcggtTTGACTTGCCTTTCAGCAATTTCAGGCTCTTGTCTCTGCAGGACCCCTCGCCCCTGCCAGAGGAGTAG